A stretch of DNA from Castor canadensis chromosome 2, mCasCan1.hap1v2, whole genome shotgun sequence:
CATCAAAGATAGCAAGAAATTTGTCCAAGTGTGATGAAGGGAAGGGCCAGGTATAGAAGAAGATTAATGGTCCAAAGAACAAAACCACCACAGTTACATGAGCTGACAGAGTAGCAAGGGCCTTAGACAAACCACCTGAAGAGTGTTTTGGAACAGTGACCAGAATGAAGATGTAAGAAATGACCAGTATGAAGAAGGAGCCCACAGAGATGAGTCCACTGTTGGCTGTGACCATGAACTCCAGTCTGTTGGTATCTGTGCAAGCAAGTTTAATGAGCTGAGGGAGATCACAATAAAAGCTGTCCAGTACATTAGGACCACAGAAAGGCAAGTTTACAACAAAAAACAATTGGGCCACTGAGTGGGTGAGGCCGATAATCCAGGATACAGCCAAAATTAAAATGCACATCCGTGGGCTCATGATGGTCAGGTAGTGGAGGGGCTTGCATATGGCCACATACCTGTCAAAGGCCATGGCCATGAGCAGCACCATTTCTGTGCCTCCAACAGCATGAATAAAGAAGATCTGAGTTATACAACCCCCAAAAGAGATGGCTTTGTGTTTTCTAAAAAGGTCATAAATCATCTTGGGGGCTGCAATAGAGCAAACTCCTAGGTCAAGAAGTGAGAGATTGGCCAGCAAGAAGTACATGGGAGAGTGTAGGTTAGCATCAGCGGTCACTGAGAACACAATGAGGAGGTTTCCCATCAGACTTGCCATGTATAacacagaagaaaagaggaaaaggagaatctGGATTGCCCATGAGTTAGAGAGTCCCAGGAACACAAACTCAGACACCCAAGAGTGGTTGGCTCCATCCATTGCTTGGAGAGCAATGCTGTCTCTAACATCACCTGAAAAAgacagcaaaaagaaaatcaaactgtGGGGGAGCAGCTAACAACATGAGTTTCAAATTGTCAAGAGATGTTGCCTTACTTCATAGAGCTAAAATGCTTCTGTAGAACCCTTTAACAGTAGGTGACGAAAATGGACAACAATGCCACAAGTGACTGCTATTCACTCCTCAAATGCTCCGGCATTAGAGGAGGAAGGTTACGCAAAAACAGATGATGAATCAGAATAAAGGTCATAAGAGAGCTGGGAACCTGCTGGAGTAGCATGAGAGGAAAAATGGGAAGCAGAAATGAACTTATCTATCTCTTCCTTACAGTTTGTTTCCCAGACCTAAAGAAACTTCTGATGGCCTTTATTTTTCTTACCCAGTTGATTGCTCCTGTATGCAGTGCAACTCTTAGGAAATTCCTCTCATTTTTAGCTACATACCATTCCAGTTTTGTCAAATCACATTCACTTTTTCTTCacaaggagagaagaaaatgtaGAAGCTCTGAAAGCATCCCCATTTAGCAGCTCAGATCAAGGAGTGGGAGGGATTATACAGCCTGAGCTGTGACAGCATCAGGGTAGAGAAAGGACAAGACCAGAAAGGAGGTTCATGGGATGGAGCTGTGAATCAGgcaatagagcacctacctagcaagcacaaaggcctgagttcaaaccccagtaatactatccaaacaaacaaacagaaaagagatTATGAAGCAGATTCTAAACAGGGATAGAGAGAATACAATGTGTTCTGCATGGTTGACATTTGGAGATCATTTGCATGCCAGGATAACTTGTGTGGCTCATGGAATGGTTGAGGCAAGATTgcctttggaaccacaagagtGTGAGCAAGTCCTAGCCCTCCCCCTGGGAACTTGAGTAAGTTCTTTCTCCCATCCCTTCCACACTCAACCCACTTTTTGAACTCAGTTtcatcatctttaaaataaagagaGTGAGTCAGGTGATGTTAAGTAATCCTTTCAAGTCTAACATTCTGCTCTCTTTATAGTACAGTGCTAGCAAGGTTTGTAACAGAGCACACCATAATGAAGGCGTTCCCTTCATTGGATTGCTACTCTATTCACTATCTGGTCCCTTGCTTGCACCTGGCTGTTTCTCATCCAATAGAAGTCCCTCTATTCACATTAATCTTCCTTTCTCTAATTCTGTGACTcaattagcatattattgtaaatttatgcattatttattttgttgtttatcaTAGCCATCTGAATTTAATCAACAAACATTACTAGATGCCTACCATGCCCACTGGGCACTGTGAACATACTGAAGCATTTGCTTCCAATAAGGCTTTTATTTTAACAAACATGCAAAATTTGAGTAACaaaaatgtagtatataaaaATGTCAAAGTATTAGTATGATCATATAATTTTTGAAGCGAAAGAGATACCAATAAGTCAGGATGACCAGACCTGTAGTCAGAAAGATTTTAGAACCTAAGATGCAGATTAAGAGATGGATctcatttatttcaatatatgGTTCATGTCTGAACTTAAAGATAGAGACAGTCGGGAAACATCTCTCAGTCTGCAGCAGTGATTACTGAGTCACCTATGGAAATAAcaaccaataaaacaaaacagtaacTTAGTGAGACCAGGAGAAGTAACAAGCCAGAACAGTGAGTGGTAGAACTGATATTTGTCTGCTTTGCTTCTTATCCAACATACAGAGAAGACTTTGTCTTTTTCCTCACAATTTTCCAATTGTTTGGTGCACACAAGTTCCTTTCTGCTTTCCCCCGTTCTACTCTCAGCACACTAGGCAGATCTAAGTCAGAGACAAAGCTGATTGTCCTTAAGCATTTACAAGCATTTGGGTTTCTCTAGGTACATCAAATGCACCCACAATTCATTCTGGCTTTTAAAATGAACATGGTTGGATAAAGCAAATGTATATAATACCTGCAGTTCTGAGCATCCTGGTTGAGTTCTCAGATCACCATTGTCTTTATCTATACAGAATCCttcagattttcttagaagagactTCATTCTCAGTACTGTTTAGTGAATGGAGAAAACAAAGGTACTGTTTTCatgtcaaaaaaatgaaataaaacccaGGAATAATGAAAATAGACTCTATTCACACTTTTAAGTCTGTCTCCTATATATTCCAGACCCCTGTTTTTCAATATTAACCATAGATGGAATCCATGGGGTcaacagaaagaagagaagtaaCTTCAGTTTCTGActtcatgtctttttcttcttatttgtacTGATTCTTGTTCACTAAACTCAGCTAAAGCTACCTCCTTTGTGCAAGGTAACATTTAATTGATTTCTATACAAAACAATCCTATCACTAGAAACATCTATTCAATACTGGCCTTTGGGAATGTCACGATTTTATTCCAATATCCCTAAGCTATTTCTAGATCTGTCACTAATCCACTCATTTAAAGACGACGGGTGTGACTGTTTCCAAAGACTTAGTCACGTTCAACCTTCCTCTGATTACAACTAACAATACTTCATGCATATCCACCTATAAAAGTGCTATTATTGTGGGAGACACTGTTAATTGACACACAGAGGTGTACTGACCAAATAATAATGCAGACACTTGGGATTGCCAATATGAAGTCATTTCTCTGAGGGAATTGTCACTCAGAATCCTGGCAAGTCAAGGAGAAAGTTATAATTGAATCACAAAAGGGCAGGGGAGAAGGAGATGAGATAAAAAAATGTAAGGATATAAGAGACCTAAAGTATGTAACTAGTAAGGTAAACCGAGGTAGCTTCATACTCTTAAAGCTAAAACAGAGactattttcttgttttcaagtATTCATGGAGATCAGATATGTGACCATATATTATGCCTTGATAAATTTCAAATCATGGAAATAGCAACCTAAAAACCTGAATTTAATAATaaagtcaataaaaaataaaatctaaaatatcAAATTCCCCCTAGATATAACaaacaattaagagaaaaatcacagagTTTTGGTAAAAATTGAGAAAACTTGGAAAAGGATTGTGATTAGTGATTAGATATGTTTTGttagataaaacaaaataattttaaaatatttgtaacttGCAAAATTTTGGAGGAAATATTCACCTCAAAAGGATAAGCAAATAAGTTATGGAACGTTCATTACAAAATGCTACCAAAAGACTGGGGAAACTCTGTCCACATGGATATGAAATGCCTAGAAATCAGCAATCTAAAATTACAATGTCCAGCATGAGAGgaagtgggagaaaaaaatcagtcaatGTAAACAGAACCAGAAATCATTACAAGATGGTGCTAATAGCCACACACATTAAAAAaggtagaaaacagaaaatatgagtgtcagaaaaagaaaaatgaaagctttttAATCGATGCAAATGGAGTTTTGAGAACTagaatatctgaaatgaaaaaattcaCTAGTGAAATAAATAGCGGATCAAACAATTCCAAAGACAAACTTCAGTGAATTTAACAAATGATCCCAGGGAAGCACAGAGAGGAGagatttgaaaaaattatttcagatatCAGGGACCCTTAAAACTATATAAGGGAACCCAAGACACATGACATTAGAATCCAAGAAGAAAGTAGAAGGGGATAGAAAAAGTAATGGTTGAAAGTTTCCAAACTTTGGTGAAAATTAGAGTGTCACGATCTCAGAAGTTCAAATAACtcaagcagaaaaaaattcagatcaaATAGTATAATTAAATTTCTGAATATtagagataaagagaaaattgTTAAAGGATCCAGAGAACACATAACAtgcaaaagacaaagaatttcaCCAAATTTCTTGCATAAAACTATCCAAGACAACAGCCCCACTAAGGAGTGCCTGTAGGCCTCTTGGAGCTAACTAAtaggctgtgttcttacactaACTGtgtaaaaagaggagaaaaagaatgcCAGGTACACTTCAGCCTaggccctgtgcctggtctgaATTGTGAATGGGGAAACATGGGATGGGGGATGAGGAAAGATTTTCCATCCAAGACAAAAGATAATGGATATCCTAAAGACAGTGTTAAGACAGAAAAACCTGTGaactaaaaattatttacacAGTAAAAGTATCTTCCAGAATCAAAGTTAAACTGTCAATTCACAATAGATTTAAACtagtaagcaataataaaaagataactgGAAAATCTCACAGCACTTGTAAATTAATAACAATTCTGAACAGCACAAGGGTCAAAATAGAAATCTGGAGAGTAACTTAAAAAATTTCActaaatgaaactgaaaatacaaCTCAAAAAAATTAGTAGGGGATTTCCTGCAAGACAGCTGACTTTAGGAACAGGACATGGCTTCCTCCCACATGAAAGgaacaaaaactaataataaaaatgtgttatttgtgGGATGGATGGTGGAGTGCAGACaggataaaaaaagaaaccacagaacagAGACTTGCAATAACCTTTTATAGAAGGAGACAAAGTGTCTTGCATCCATTGCCCCATTACCCCAGCTCAGCAAAGTTAGAGCCCAATAATGTCCCCCCTCAATGGGGAAAAGTTATATAAGAGGCCCCAAATAGTTCCACTTGACAGGAAGAACACCTAAAACTTTTCCTGTTGGGGACTACTAAATTTCCACAGGAACAGAACCTCATTTGGGGAGCTGCCAGGGAGCACTTACTATTGCACTGCTGTGGGGGGGGGGGATTTCACATATTCTCCCCTATGTAGGCTAATGTTGCATGGTACTATCTTGAGATCAAAACTTTCCATATCACATGTCATCGCCATGCACACTGTGTCCTCTGAGAGTACCTGGCATCCACGTAACCCAAATAGGATGAAGGCTacccttcttttgctttctctcaaACTGCTACACACTTGCCTGCCACACCGCCATTATTGCTCACAAAAGACAACAGCTTGTGACTTAGACACCCTTACTGTATGAGAGCTTCAGTACCCACTGGAGTAGCCCTACACACATGTGGCTCATGGTACtgaggggtacactgtgacacaCTCACTTACTCCTGCTAGAGTAGTCGTGCATTGGATATCATGCATCCACTTGCCCAAATTGTTGGAGTGTCCCTACACCTGAATGGCTTCTGAAGATAGATGGGCTCTTCAACTCACTGCTTCACACACTGTGCCCAAAGCCACCAATTACAGCTACAGAAGCTATACGGGGATTGCAGCAGTATGATCATCTGGAATCAAAGTCAATGTTGCACACAAAACTGACTCCTAACTCACATCTTCAGGAGAAGTGCTTTACTAAAACCAATCTATAAAACTGGTAGGAATAGTAGATCTGCCAGATATGCATATTTAGGGATACAAGTAGTATGGAAAAGCAAGATAATATGATGACTTCcaaaggggaaaggggaaaggtaaGGCAGAGTAATGGAGGTGGTTAATCTGATTGAATTACATTATGTTCATGAGTGAAATACCACAGTAAAAACCCTATGAACAGTGAACTTAAAAATAGGCACAGGAACATGAAACATGTCCTGTTAGGGTGTGGATATAAATGGGAGGTTAAGTGGAAAGGAccaagaagggtgaatatggttgatgtactttatacttgtataaaaatagaacagtgaagcctgttgaaattgttgtaaGTAGGGGGTCATGGAGATGGGGGAAAATGATGGTGGAGGTGCATTTAACAAAAGTacactgtaagcatatatggaaatgtcatagaaTACCCCCGTagcctgtacaactaatatatgctactaaaaatgttaaataaaataaagcaaaaaagaaattgataaaacacctgaaagttttcaaaataatgattGTTCTTTAAAACCTAATAATGTAGAAGAGAACACAGATGGACAATTCAGTGAAATTAGGGTGGCAAGTTGTTGCTGAAAGAGAAATTCAGTCAAAAAGATCATTAAAGAGAACCAAAAAGAAATCTTGCATTTGAAGAAAtctataagcaaaataaaaaatggagTTGAGAACCTCAATAAAAGACAAAGCAGAATAAAGAATTTCGTTGAACATTCTCCAGGACAGAACATATATTAGGCCACAAAAGAAGTCTCAGAAATTTCAGAAAAGCATTCCaataatgttttccaggaaaataTTGCTTTGCTGCTGGATTATGTCAAAAgtttaaagaactaacactagTTTATCTCAAATTAttccaaaaaattaacaaaactttGTAAAGCTCAAGCTATAAAGACAGCATCATTTATATCAGAAttagacaaagaaaaatgatagacCAATACAtctgatgaatatagatgcaaacattctcaataaaatactgcaaATTGCATCTAAGAGTACATGAGAAAGTTTGTATACCAGTATGAAGTAGGAGGTATCCTGTAAGTATGATGATTCATATTCACAAATCAATAACTCTAATATAACACATGAACAGAATGAAGTACAAAACCATACATTCATCTCACTCAAAATAgtccaacatcccttcatgataagaACTTGGAGCAAATTAGGTATAGAATGAAAGCACCTCAGTATAGaagaggctatatatgacaaacccacagtcAACATCATATTGATTGAGTTAAAGctgaaagcatttcttctaagATCTGGAGGAAAACAAAGCTGACACTTTCAACACTCATGTtcaatataatattataaatcTTCAAGATAGAAGACAttcaaattggaaagaaagaTGTTAAATTACCCATTGGCCATTGACGTGACTTCATGTATATAAAAACCTAATGTGGTAAAATCAGTCTTAACACCTCTTGCTGACAGGCAGTAGCTGTGCTCACTGACATTTAACCACAAAGACAAAACCAGAAGCTTGCAGCTGGAGGTTCAGCAAGGAAACTGCAAAATCAGAGCAACAGAAGTAATGACTCCCTTGCTCCCCTTTGTCTTGCCCTAGTACAGGAAGGGTTGTACTCAAATTAGGAATGTAAAAGCTGCCTTCCAATGATCATGCTGCCTTGATGTAGTCAAAACCTGATTATGTATAAAAGTAATATCCTTACTGTTATTGGGGCTTAGACTTTGAGAGTTATCCCTCTGAGCCATGGTGCCACCAATGACATGCTGCTTCCAGATCTTGGTGTCACGGCCTCTTTGTTCCTCTACATTTCTGGTGCATTGGCCAGGAAGCTGGGAATCGGAGATGGTGGTCTTTCATCTCCCTTGTTCCTTGGGGATCTGCTGAGGACACCACAGGACCAGTCATGCCCTCAGAGACCAATGGGTAATTTTTCCTGTTGAAGGGGGCCTCTCCCAGTATAAACATCCTGCACCCCTGGGCAACAACAGAATCTGAGGAGGTGTAGGAACCAATCTGGAACACagcccatcagactggtaagaacatGGTTTCCAGTGGTACTATCTGCCCCTAAgtggcagaaggggagcctgatcacctcccagagttGAGTTGTCTAGTAGTTTCCAGTGGATGAAAGGAAACTGCAACTTTTGAGAAACTCTTAAAACAACCCTGGGTAGAGGGCTGATGCAGATAAAAGTGTGTAAAAATACTGTGCTGTGCAAGAGTGCAtaaaagtgtgagcctgagatgcAGCCCTGCTGTGAAGGGAGACCGGAGTCCCAATCTGTATGTCCAAGGTGAACTTATATGGTTCAGGGTGAaccctaacagggcctccagtctGGGGCTTATACGGACTCACAGAggccaagagatgcctaaatcccaaAGTGGGGAGAGGCCAGAGAAGGATGAAGCAAGTGACATTAATTTGTCTATCCCTTGTGTGTCAGAGAAAGGGACCCCTTACCTTTCTTCCAAAACCCCAACCCATCTGGGTCTATCTTGATGTCTGGTAAAGGGTAGAAAGTGGGTGGACAAAAAAACAAGTGTACCCCCTTAAAATGCatgttaaaaactttaaaaagggaattACTGATGACTTTGGTATCAAACTTACTCCTCAAAAACTACAACCTTTTGTGAGATTTACTGGCCCAGTTTTGAGGTAGGATGGCTGTCCAAAGGGTCATTTGACCCAGAGATTATCCAGTATGTTTATTTGGTGGTTACAGGAAAATCAGAGCACCCAGATCTGTTCCCATACATaagtatttggtgagatcttgtcAGAAACAACCCCTTGGGGCTTAAGGCTTGTGCAGAGCAACAATCCAAGAATATGGTGACAAGGCTTATGGACACAAGAACCATATATCCAAAGAAACCCACCAGGTTACCCATGAGTTCCTGTACCTCCAAGACTTCCTTGTCCCTTTGTTAGTGTGAGATCTCCTATCAAAATTTCAACCtcaacacctgcacacccatgtttattgcagctctattcacaacagctaagttatggaaacagccaagatgctgcaACACTgacaaacggattaagaaaatgtggtatctatacacaatggaattttatgcagccatgaagaagaatgaaatgttatcattcactggtaaatggatggaactggagaacatcattctgagtgaggttagcctgacccaaaagaccaaaaatagtatgttctccttcatatgtggacattagatcaagggagaacacaacaatgggattggactttgagcacatgataaaagtgagagcacacaagggagaggtgaggataggtaagacacctaaaaaattagctaacatttgtttcacttaatgcagagaaactaaagcagataccttaaaagaaacagaggccaataggaaaaggggaccaggaactagagaaaaggttagataaaaaagaaataacctagaaggtaacacacacgcacaggaaattaatgtgagtcaactccctgtat
This window harbors:
- the LOC109703315 gene encoding olfactory receptor 4F3/4F16/4F29-like: MDGANHSWVSEFVFLGLSNSWAIQILLFLFSSVLYMASLMGNLLIVFSVTADANLHSPMYFLLANLSLLDLGVCSIAAPKMIYDLFRKHKAISFGGCITQIFFIHAVGGTEMVLLMAMAFDRYVAICKPLHYLTIMSPRMCILILAVSWIIGLTHSVAQLFFVVNLPFCGPNVLDSFYCDLPQLIKLACTDTNRLEFMVTANSGLISVGSFFILVISYIFILVTVPKHSSGGLSKALATLSAHVTVVVLFFGPLIFFYTWPFPSSHLDKFLAIFDAVLTPFLNPIIYTLRNKEMKTAIWKLCYQLVIYRKIS